DNA sequence from the Parachlamydia acanthamoebae genome:
TCCCACATAACCCAATAAGGGGGTTTTGCACGCTACGCTGGGAGGTCGGATAATTTGTTTACGGGCTAAATCGGCATCCTTTCCCCATGGGTTCGCATGAAGAAAGGATGAAATGACCAAGCCAAGAAGAAGGGCAAATAGTCTAGTCATTAATCACAACCCACATCTAGACCTTCACATGCTTCACAGGCTTCATATTTATTCGTAGAGCGTAGATTGAAGAAATCAAGTGCTTCATCCACTTCATATTTCCAACTTCTCTTCGTTTCACATTTGTATCTGAATAGATCTTGTTGGTGTTTAGTTAAGTTTTGGACTTCTTCTTCCGTATCGATAATCTCAGGGCGAATAAAAATCATCAGGTTACGTTTTTCATCGGTCACGTTTTTATCAGAGAATGCCGCACCAATGACGGGAAGTCCGCCTAAGCACGGAACGCTTACACGTCTGCGCGTCTCCTGATCCTGAACCATTCCACTAATTACCAAAAAGTATTTATCGGGAACATGCACGCGCGTGGTTGTTCGGCTTAAACGTGTCGTCGGACCTGGTGTAATGTTGTTCAATGCTTGCGCATTAGTTGTGGAAGCGACGCTACTGACTTCTTGCCGAATCTCAAGAGTTACAATGTCATTGTTACCCAAGAAAGGGGTGATTTTTAAGGTGGTCCCAATATTTCGATACTCGAAATTTGTAGTAATGACGCTTCCTTGGTCATTTGAAATCGACTGTGTTTGGTACTGGGTGTTCTCTCCCACAAAGATCTCTGCTGTAACATTGTCCTCAGCCAGAATCTTTGGATTCATCACAATGTTTGTGCTCGTTTTATCGTGTATCGCTTTTACAAGAGCTCCAAACGATTGGAATGTGAGATTTCCTACCGAAACAGTTTGCCCGACGATCCCTAAATTATAACCAGGGGTTCTCGCCAAAGTATTGGCATTCGGAGTTAAAATTTGTCCTGTGCTGATCCCATTAGTATTGGCAATACCTGTCGTATCTAAAGCACCGGGTAAAGTGGAAGCTGATGACAAAAAGGCTTGAGATCCAGCAGTGTCTCCTCCCCCAAATCGCGTTCCCCAGTTCACCCCATAGTTTAACGAGTCATCAAGCGATGAATCCAGGATGAGCATTTCGATAAACACTTGGCGCAAGGGCGTGTCGATTTCCGCAATCAACTCCTCAACTTTTCTGATTGAGCTCGTGGTGCCTGTAAAGATCAAGGAGTTGGAGGCATCTAGCCATTGAACTGTATCAATCGTCGAGATCAGGTCTTCATTACCCGTCCCTAACTGCTGTAAACTTGTTGCAATTTGGGAAAGGGCTTGCTGAATATCGGCCCCTTTTCGATATTGCAACTTATGGATAAAAAATTTAGTTCTTTCGATGTGTCCTAGAGGAAGATCAGGAGTTGGTTTTAAATTTCTCAAAATCGGCTCCGCAGAAATGGATTCTCCACTGCCTAATCTGAAAACCCAATTGCCATTCTCATCTTTTTCCCACTGTCCTTCAGGGACTCGATCTAAGGCATCTTCTGGTGCAAATGGTGAAGTGGTTCCTTCTGGAACAAAATACCAATTTCCATTGGCATCTTTATACCATTTCCCTTGAGGAATCCCTTCTCCGCCCTGCACTCCGGTAGGTTTAAAAATCCAATTTCCTTGTGCATCTAAATCCCATTTACCAAGTCCTTGTTGCTCTGGTGCAATTCCTGGGGGTGTCATCCCTTCTGCAGCACCCGCAGCTCGACCTTGTAAATTTAGCTCGTGCATTTCATAAATGCGTGTCATCCCTTGCCGTTGATCAAGCCGCTGTAAAACAGAAATGGCTTTTTCAACGAGAAAAGGAGAAGATACGATAAAAATGCTATTGGCGGTTGCATGAGGAACCAAAAGAAATTGTTGATCTTGGGCAATCGGTAGCATTAACTGCTGCGCTAGATCGACCATCGCATCAATGGCGCTATGCTTAACAACATATTGTCCCACAACCAGTCCACCAGAGGGGGCATCAATAGATTTGAGCAACTGTGCGATTTGTCGGACATTATTAACAAGATCTGTGACAATCACATTATTGCTCTTTTCTAGAACCTCTACAAAAGCCATCGTGGAAGTGAGAGGACGAATAACAGCAGCGGCCTTCGCAGGATCTAGCGTATTTAAATGAAAAACTTGCGTAACGATTTCAGAATCGCTGGGAATCACATTTCCTGATCCCACGTTAGAAATGCTCGAGACATTTGGATTTTTATGGATGATGATATTATTTCCCTCTTCCAAAATCGTCAAATCGCGAGAGCGTAAATCTTGAATGAGTGCGGCTAAAATATTATCCACCGTCGCAGGCTCTTCAGACACCACGGTGACGTTGAAATCAAGATCTGCTTCATCAAATACGAAGTTCTTACCCGAAATCCGGCTTACAAATCGGATGTATTCCAACATTTGAATGTTATTAAAATTGATCAAAACGCTCTTAGAAGTATCTATAGGGGCGTGCACTTCTTCTTGGGGAGCAGGATTTTCTTCATCAGGATTTAAAATATTCGTGCTATCTGTAGGTTGCTCTCCTTCTGTCGCCGGGGGTTCCCCTTCTAATGTTTGTCCTGCAGGAGATGCTGGAGCAACTTCTTGAGCAATGAGATCATCTGCCAAATGAGATTGCGTTTGCTGACGAGTTAATATGCCCTCATGCAATTCACTTGAAGAGGTTGAACTTGGGGCTTCGGATTCTGCGATCTCTATGGTTTTGGCAGGCTCTTCTTCACTGGCTGGTAAAAAATGACTTGGCTGTATTTCCCATCCCATCGCTTCTAAATCCTGCATTTCTTGGTTCGCAGAATTTTGTTTCGGTTTCTTTTGAGGATGTGGCTTATTTTTTTTCAAAGCCCGACGACTTTTGTGCGCATTTCGCTCTCGTGATTTCTGATCAAAATCTTGCGCTCCAAAGAGATGTCCGCCAAAAAAAATCGGAATTATTACAATTAAACGTAAAAGCCAAAAAAACATTTTCATAAATACTCTTAAAACGATGCTTGAAATAAAAGAACAGGAAATAGGCCTTCGTTTACCATCATTCTTTCTACGCCTGTTTGATATAGATAATGATTATACTGGTTTGCCTCTATACCAGCCCCATTAATCCCTCCAAAATACCATCCCATCTCAAAACTCGTTGTGATGAGACCTGCCGCGATATTGCCATGGTCAAAAAACTGATAAGCCGCAGCTATAAAAAGCGTATTAATCAAAAAAGAAGTCAAAGCAGATTTTTTTTGCCCAACATACCAATAGCCCGCTCCAGGAAGAGCTGCATTCAAAAGTTGCGCTTTTTTAACAGATTTTGAGCATAGACGAAAATCCGTCAAAAATTGATCAACCGCCTGTTGGCTTTGCAATCCTTTGCTATAAACCGCGATCCTCTCAAAATCGGCATGCGCAAGTGCCGTCGACAATTGAACCGTCTGAGCCTTTTGCGGATTACATTGCTGCAATGTTTCCAAAATCGCACATGCTTTTTCGGGTTGCCCTAATTTTTCGTAGCACTCATAAAGCACTAATACGAGCTCATTAAAAGCAGGAAATTCTGCTGTTACTTGAAACAAACGACTATCCTCAAACGCTTCAATTGCTTCAACATATTTCTGTCCAAAGTAGTAGCAGAGAACAATCTCATATTCGATCTGTAAACGTCTTTCAAATTTCGAATCTGGAAGTAAAATTAACGCTCTTTTAAAAGACGTAATGGCACGATAGAGATCGATTTCACGTGCAAAAGTTTGTCCTATCAAGAGCTCTTTCCCCCAAGATTGCCTTAGCTCATCTTCCGTAAAATCAGGAAAAGGCGAGGGCAAATGCTGGATATAATTCTTGGGTGGAGAATATTGCACAATGGGGTCAAGTTGCGTATTAATGGGTTGGCACCCAATCAATAAAAAGATCCCGATTCCCAGAAAGATTCGCCTAAACAGATCTTTCCGGGAAAAAAACTTAACAACGGAGCATTCCATTCTTACCGACAATCTCCATCAAAAGTTTCACAAGCCTCACACGCTTCATATTTCTCAGTCGATTTAATATTGAAGAAATCCAATGCTTCATCCACTTCATATTTCCAGCTTCTTTTCGATTCGTTTTTGTAGCGGAAGACATCCTGTTGGTGCTTTGTCACATTTTGAACTTCTTCTTCTGTATCAATGATTTCGGGACGAATGAAAATCATGATATTGCGCTTTGCATCGGAAACCGTTTTGTCGCTAAAGGCAGCTCCAATAATAGGAAGGCCTCCTAAACAAGGCACATTCACCCTTCGTCTAGTGTCCTCATCTTGCATCATTCCGCTCAATACAAGGAAATACTTGTCTGGGACATGCACTCGCGTGGTCGTGCGACTTAAACGTGTCGTTGGACCGGGCAATGCAGTATTTAATACGTCCGAAGTCGTTGTTGAGGCAACACTACTGACTTCCTCACGAATTTCCAAAGTCACGATGTCGTTATTCCCCAAGAATGGAGTCACTTTGAATGTTGTTCCGACATTACGGAATTCAAAGTTATTCGCAATTGGCGTCCCCCCAATGTTGGAGATAGACTGTGTTTGGAATGGCGTGTTAAAACCGACGAAAATCTCAGCAGTGACATTGTCTTCGGTCAAGATTTTCGGGTTCATGATAATATTCGTGTTCGTTTTATCATGAATCGCTTTAACAAGGGCTCCAATGGAATCAAAGGTCAAATTTCCCAATGACACATTCTGCCCAAGTACGCCTAAATTATAACCAGGAAGTCGAGCTAGACCACTGGCGTTCGGAAGCAATGTCTGCCCAGTCGTAATCCCTCTGTTATTAACAATCCCAGTAGTATCTAAGGCTGCCGGTAATGTGGAAGCATCGGATAAAAAGGCCTGTGAACCCGCCACATTTCCACCACCAAAACGCGTTCCCCAGTTGACACCATATTGTAAGGAATCATCTAAAGATATATCCAAAATAAGCATTTCGATGAAAACTTGGCGCAATGGAGTATCGAGCTCGGCGATCAATTCTTCTAGCTTTCTAATGGATTCAACTGTTCCTGTAAAAATGAGAGAATTAGAAGACTCCAGCCATTGAACCGTATTAATTGTCGCGACTAAATCATCATTACTTTGTCCAAGACGATTTAAGCTTGCTCCAATGAGTGAAAGCGCTTGTTGAATATCTGCCCCTTTTCGATATTGGAGTTTATGGATAAAGAACTTCGTTCGTTCAATATCGCCTAAGGGAAGGTTTGGCGTTTGCACCACATTGCGCAAAATAGGCTCGGCTGAAATCGATTCTCCCGTACCTAATCGGAAGACCCAATTTCCATTGGGATCTTTTTCCCAACGCCCTTTTGGGACACGATCTAAAGATTCTTGTGTAGCGGATGCAGGAGGTGTCGTGCCTTCCGGAACAAAAAACCAATTTCCATTTTTATCTTTGTACCAAGTTCCCTTTGGAGCAGCTTCAGTTCCTGCAGGAACATTCGGTTTAAATACCCAATTTCCTTGCGCATCTAAATCCCATCGTCCCATTGCTTGATTTTCGGCAGCAATTCCGGGAACAGCGGCCCCTTCTGCAGTGCTTGTCGCTCTCCCCTGCACA
Encoded proteins:
- a CDS encoding tetratricopeptide repeat protein, producing MECSVVKFFSRKDLFRRIFLGIGIFLLIGCQPINTQLDPIVQYSPPKNYIQHLPSPFPDFTEDELRQSWGKELLIGQTFAREIDLYRAITSFKRALILLPDSKFERRLQIEYEIVLCYYFGQKYVEAIEAFEDSRLFQVTAEFPAFNELVLVLYECYEKLGQPEKACAILETLQQCNPQKAQTVQLSTALAHADFERIAVYSKGLQSQQAVDQFLTDFRLCSKSVKKAQLLNAALPGAGYWYVGQKKSALTSFLINTLFIAAAYQFFDHGNIAAGLITTSFEMGWYFGGINGAGIEANQYNHYLYQTGVERMMVNEGLFPVLLFQASF
- a CDS encoding secretin N-terminal domain-containing protein, which produces MKMFFWLLRLIVIIPIFFGGHLFGAQDFDQKSRERNAHKSRRALKKNKPHPQKKPKQNSANQEMQDLEAMGWEIQPSHFLPASEEEPAKTIEIAESEAPSSTSSSELHEGILTRQQTQSHLADDLIAQEVAPASPAGQTLEGEPPATEGEQPTDSTNILNPDEENPAPQEEVHAPIDTSKSVLINFNNIQMLEYIRFVSRISGKNFVFDEADLDFNVTVVSEEPATVDNILAALIQDLRSRDLTILEEGNNIIIHKNPNVSSISNVGSGNVIPSDSEIVTQVFHLNTLDPAKAAAVIRPLTSTMAFVEVLEKSNNVIVTDLVNNVRQIAQLLKSIDAPSGGLVVGQYVVKHSAIDAMVDLAQQLMLPIAQDQQFLLVPHATANSIFIVSSPFLVEKAISVLQRLDQRQGMTRIYEMHELNLQGRAAGAAEGMTPPGIAPEQQGLGKWDLDAQGNWIFKPTGVQGGEGIPQGKWYKDANGNWYFVPEGTTSPFAPEDALDRVPEGQWEKDENGNWVFRLGSGESISAEPILRNLKPTPDLPLGHIERTKFFIHKLQYRKGADIQQALSQIATSLQQLGTGNEDLISTIDTVQWLDASNSLIFTGTTSSIRKVEELIAEIDTPLRQVFIEMLILDSSLDDSLNYGVNWGTRFGGGDTAGSQAFLSSASTLPGALDTTGIANTNGISTGQILTPNANTLARTPGYNLGIVGQTVSVGNLTFQSFGALVKAIHDKTSTNIVMNPKILAEDNVTAEIFVGENTQYQTQSISNDQGSVITTNFEYRNIGTTLKITPFLGNNDIVTLEIRQEVSSVASTTNAQALNNITPGPTTRLSRTTTRVHVPDKYFLVISGMVQDQETRRRVSVPCLGGLPVIGAAFSDKNVTDEKRNLMIFIRPEIIDTEEEVQNLTKHQQDLFRYKCETKRSWKYEVDEALDFFNLRSTNKYEACEACEGLDVGCD
- a CDS encoding secretin N-terminal domain-containing protein; the protein is MKNKLRQVIFNSAFILAILSLGQNVLDGREADLQRNRQSMKKERVVKVKSNLAARELEDLEEMGWEIEPEQFLPVAQQKDPQIALEASISSHEETPLVRVPSQEDLSEHVIVELEPPATEIGEDLAYVDPESEEELIAQAEPPQPPSRLISINFNNVHVVEYIRFVSRISGKNFIFDEADLDFNITVIAEELTTIDNVLAALFQELRVHELNILEEGNNILIHKNPNVSSISIVGAGDVIPGNFELVTQVFYLNSIDPAKAAAVVRPLTSAKAIVEILENSNNLIITDLVSNVRLIAKLLKSLDAPAGGVVLGQYVIKNSSLDTLMDLIQQIMLPIAQDLPITFVPQPTANSIFIVASPYLVEKSISMLQRLDQNQGTTRIYEMKDLNVQGRATSTAEGAAVPGIAAENQAMGRWDLDAQGNWVFKPNVPAGTEAAPKGTWYKDKNGNWFFVPEGTTPPASATQESLDRVPKGRWEKDPNGNWVFRLGTGESISAEPILRNVVQTPNLPLGDIERTKFFIHKLQYRKGADIQQALSLIGASLNRLGQSNDDLVATINTVQWLESSNSLIFTGTVESIRKLEELIAELDTPLRQVFIEMLILDISLDDSLQYGVNWGTRFGGGNVAGSQAFLSDASTLPAALDTTGIVNNRGITTGQTLLPNASGLARLPGYNLGVLGQNVSLGNLTFDSIGALVKAIHDKTNTNIIMNPKILTEDNVTAEIFVGFNTPFQTQSISNIGGTPIANNFEFRNVGTTFKVTPFLGNNDIVTLEIREEVSSVASTTTSDVLNTALPGPTTRLSRTTTRVHVPDKYFLVLSGMMQDEDTRRRVNVPCLGGLPIIGAAFSDKTVSDAKRNIMIFIRPEIIDTEEEVQNVTKHQQDVFRYKNESKRSWKYEVDEALDFFNIKSTEKYEACEACETFDGDCR